Proteins found in one Massilia sp. H6 genomic segment:
- a CDS encoding 3-methyl-2-oxobutanoate dehydrogenase (2-methylpropanoyl-transferring) subunit alpha, with product MSQSKPLSLHVPEPTGRPGCKTDFSYLQLSPAGAVPRPAVDVAPIDTGEIAGSLIRVLDESGNAVGPWAPEPDRELFRFGLRTMMKTRIFDARMVIAQRQKKMSFYMTSLGEEAIGTAQALALQDGDMHFPTYRQQSLLFAKEVPLVEMICQLLSNERDPLKGRQLPVMYSVRRAGFFTISGNLATQYPQAVGWAMASSIKGDTKIAAAWIGDGATAESDFSTALTFAHVYRAPVILNVVNNQWAISTFQAIAGGESVTFATRGIGSGIASLRVDGNDFLAVLSASRWAAERARSNLGPALIEWVTYRAGPHSTSDDPGRYRPADDVARFPLGDPIARLRQHLTNLGWWSDEENDAVQAELEAEILAAQKEAESYGILGDERAPSAATMFEDVYKDMPEHLRRQRQELGV from the coding sequence ATGAGTCAGAGTAAGCCTCTGTCACTGCATGTACCGGAGCCTACCGGCCGCCCGGGCTGCAAGACCGATTTTTCGTATCTTCAATTGAGTCCCGCCGGCGCAGTCCCGCGCCCGGCGGTCGATGTCGCACCGATCGACACCGGCGAGATCGCCGGTTCCCTGATCCGCGTGCTCGACGAGTCCGGCAATGCCGTCGGTCCGTGGGCGCCCGAGCCCGACCGCGAGCTGTTCCGCTTCGGCCTGCGCACCATGATGAAAACCCGCATTTTCGATGCGCGCATGGTGATCGCCCAGCGCCAGAAGAAAATGTCTTTCTATATGACCTCGCTCGGCGAGGAAGCCATCGGCACCGCGCAGGCGCTGGCGCTGCAGGACGGCGACATGCATTTCCCGACCTACCGCCAGCAAAGCCTGTTGTTCGCCAAGGAAGTACCACTGGTCGAAATGATCTGCCAGTTGCTGTCCAACGAGCGCGATCCGCTCAAGGGCCGCCAGCTGCCGGTCATGTACTCGGTGCGCCGCGCCGGCTTCTTTACCATTTCCGGCAATCTCGCCACCCAATACCCGCAAGCCGTGGGCTGGGCGATGGCATCGAGCATCAAGGGCGACACGAAAATCGCCGCGGCCTGGATCGGTGACGGCGCTACCGCCGAATCCGATTTCTCCACGGCCCTGACCTTTGCCCACGTCTACCGCGCGCCAGTGATCCTGAACGTGGTGAACAACCAGTGGGCGATCTCGACCTTCCAGGCGATTGCCGGCGGCGAGAGCGTGACTTTTGCCACCCGCGGCATTGGCAGCGGCATCGCGTCGCTGCGCGTGGACGGCAACGACTTCCTGGCGGTGCTCAGCGCCTCGCGCTGGGCCGCCGAACGTGCCCGCAGCAACCTTGGACCGGCCCTGATCGAATGGGTCACCTACCGCGCCGGCCCGCACTCGACATCGGACGATCCGGGCCGCTACCGGCCGGCCGACGACGTCGCGCGTTTCCCGCTGGGCGACCCGATCGCGCGCCTGCGCCAGCACCTGACCAACCTGGGCTGGTGGTCGGACGAGGAAAACGACGCCGTGCAGGCCGAGCTGGAAGCGGAAATCCTCGCGGCCCAGAAAGAAGCCGAGAGCTACGGCATCCTGGGCGACGAACGCGCGCCGAGTGCCGCGACGATGTTCGAGGACGTGTACAAGGACATGCCGGAGCACTTGCGCCGGCAGCGACAGGAACTGGGGGTATGA
- a CDS encoding alpha-ketoacid dehydrogenase subunit beta → MRMARDEQTQDVSTMPMTMIQALRSAMDVMMERDNNVVVYGQDVGYFGGVFRVTDGLQAKYGSSRVFDAPISEGGIVGTAVGMAAYGLRPVVEIQFADYFYPATDQIVSEAARLRYRSAGEFTASMVIRMPCGGGIWGGQTHSQSPEAFFTHVCGLRTVMPSNPYDAKGLLIASIENDDPVIFLEPKRLYNGPFDGHHDRPVVPWSGHPLGSVPTGHYTVDLDKANIVRPGNDVTVLAYGTMVWVSEAAARESGIDAEVIDLRSIWPLDLDTIVKSVQKTGRCVIVHEATKTSGFGAELSALVQEHCFYHLEAPIERVAGWDTPYPHAQEWAYFPGPDRVAAALTRAMEAK, encoded by the coding sequence ATGAGGATGGCACGCGACGAACAGACACAAGACGTGAGCACCATGCCGATGACCATGATCCAGGCGCTGCGCTCGGCCATGGATGTCATGATGGAACGCGACAACAACGTGGTGGTATACGGCCAGGACGTCGGCTATTTCGGCGGCGTGTTCCGCGTCACCGACGGGCTGCAGGCAAAATACGGCAGCTCGCGCGTATTCGATGCGCCCATTTCCGAAGGCGGCATCGTCGGCACCGCGGTGGGCATGGCGGCCTATGGCCTGCGCCCGGTGGTCGAGATCCAGTTCGCCGATTATTTTTATCCGGCGACCGACCAGATCGTGTCGGAAGCGGCGCGCCTGCGCTACCGCTCGGCCGGCGAATTCACCGCCTCGATGGTGATCCGCATGCCTTGCGGCGGCGGCATCTGGGGCGGCCAGACCCACAGCCAGAGCCCGGAAGCCTTTTTCACCCACGTCTGCGGGCTGCGCACGGTGATGCCGTCCAACCCCTACGACGCCAAGGGCCTGTTGATCGCGTCGATCGAGAACGACGACCCTGTGATCTTCCTGGAGCCCAAGCGGCTGTACAACGGCCCCTTCGACGGCCACCACGACCGCCCGGTCGTGCCATGGTCGGGCCACCCGCTGGGCAGTGTGCCGACGGGTCACTACACGGTGGACCTGGACAAGGCCAACATCGTGCGCCCCGGTAACGACGTCACCGTGCTGGCCTACGGCACCATGGTCTGGGTCTCGGAAGCGGCGGCGCGTGAATCCGGCATCGACGCCGAAGTGATCGACCTGCGCAGCATCTGGCCACTGGACCTGGACACCATCGTCAAGTCGGTGCAGAAAACGGGCCGCTGCGTGATCGTGCACGAGGCAACCAAGACCAGTGGCTTTGGCGCCGAGCTCTCGGCACTGGTGCAAGAACACTGCTTCTACCACCTGGAGGCGCCGATCGAACGCGTCGCCGGCTGGGACACCCCTTACCCGCATGCGCAGGAATGGGCTTACTTCCCGGGCCCGGACCGCGTTGCGGCGGCCTTGACACGCGCGATGGAGGCAAAGTAA
- a CDS encoding dihydrolipoamide acetyltransferase family protein, with translation MGIHVIKMPDLGEGIAEVEVVAWHVQPGDTVKEDQVLADVMTDKATVEIPSPVAGTVTSLGGAIGQAMAVGAELIRLEVAGAGNYAGDKAIQEPVKSAAAKAPAEEVGESHSAPQLEAVAAQAAAPVQAAAAPRSSPQKAHQHAPAMRAEGDKPHAAPAVRQRAWDLGIELQFVHGSGPAGRILHSDLDEHVASRRQGGKGASSDNRYAQLEGEHATPIIGLRRKIAEKMQEAKRQIPHFTYVEEIDVTELELLRAQLNARYGAERGKLTLLPLVMRAVVLAIRAYPMMNARYDDAANLLTRYDPVHLGIATQTEAGLMVPVVRHAEARDPWASSAEVARLAEAARTGRATRDELTGSTITITSLGPLGGIVTTPVINRPEVAIIGTNRIVERPVIRDGAMVARKMMNLSSSFDHRVIDGQVAAKFVQAIRGYLETPATIFVE, from the coding sequence ATGGGCATTCACGTTATCAAAATGCCGGACCTCGGCGAAGGCATCGCCGAAGTCGAAGTCGTGGCCTGGCACGTCCAGCCCGGCGACACCGTCAAGGAAGACCAGGTACTGGCCGACGTCATGACCGACAAGGCGACGGTCGAAATCCCGTCGCCGGTGGCAGGCACCGTTACCAGCCTGGGCGGCGCGATCGGCCAGGCGATGGCGGTCGGCGCCGAGCTGATCCGCCTCGAGGTCGCTGGCGCCGGCAACTACGCTGGCGACAAGGCCATCCAGGAGCCGGTGAAATCGGCAGCGGCCAAGGCGCCGGCCGAAGAAGTCGGCGAGTCGCATAGCGCGCCGCAACTTGAAGCAGTGGCGGCGCAAGCCGCCGCTCCGGTCCAGGCAGCGGCCGCGCCGCGCAGTTCGCCGCAAAAGGCGCACCAGCACGCGCCGGCCATGCGCGCCGAAGGCGACAAGCCGCACGCGGCGCCGGCGGTGCGCCAGCGCGCCTGGGACCTTGGTATCGAACTGCAGTTCGTGCACGGCAGCGGTCCGGCCGGACGCATCCTGCATTCCGACCTCGACGAGCACGTGGCGAGCCGCCGCCAGGGCGGCAAGGGCGCGAGCAGCGACAACCGCTACGCGCAGCTCGAAGGCGAGCATGCAACGCCGATCATCGGCCTGCGCCGCAAGATCGCCGAGAAGATGCAGGAAGCCAAGCGCCAGATCCCGCACTTCACCTATGTCGAAGAAATCGACGTCACCGAACTCGAACTGCTGCGCGCCCAGCTCAACGCCCGCTACGGCGCCGAGCGCGGCAAGCTGACCCTGCTGCCGCTGGTGATGCGCGCGGTGGTACTGGCGATCCGCGCCTACCCGATGATGAACGCGCGCTACGACGACGCCGCCAACCTGCTCACGCGCTACGACCCGGTCCACCTGGGCATCGCCACCCAGACCGAGGCCGGGCTGATGGTGCCGGTGGTGCGCCATGCCGAAGCGCGCGACCCGTGGGCCAGCTCCGCCGAGGTGGCACGCCTGGCCGAGGCCGCGCGCACAGGCCGCGCCACGCGCGACGAGCTCACCGGCTCGACCATCACGATCACCAGCCTGGGGCCCTTGGGCGGCATCGTGACCACCCCGGTCATCAACCGCCCCGAAGTGGCGATCATCGGCACCAACCGGATCGTCGAGCGTCCGGTGATCCGCGACGGCGCCATGGTCGCGCGCAAGATGATGAATTTGTCGTCGTCGTTCGACCACCGCGTGATCGACGGCCAGGTGGCGGCCAAGTTCGTGCAAGCCATTCGCGGCTATCTCGAAACGCCGGCCACCATTTTCGTGGAATAG
- the lpdA gene encoding dihydrolipoyl dehydrogenase: METLNTTLLIIGGGPGGYVAGIKAGQLGVPTILVEGAQPGGTCLNIGCIPSKALIHAADEFCKVRSYAAETSPLGITLGAASADPRIDLDRTVAWKDGIVKKLTGGVGALLKKNGVKLVNGWATILDGKTVEVTPEGSSAPTVRIRCEHMLLASGSVPVELPFMPFGGPVISSTEALSPEGVPQRLVVVGAGYIGLELGTAYRKLGSQVTVVEAAERILPAYDADLVKPVASALARLEVDVRLATSVLGLDPSDGQQGAPCRVRIRDASGVESTLEADRVLVAVGRKPRTTGWGLENLMLDMDGRAIKVDSGCRTSMRNVWAIGDLAGEPMLAHRAMAQGEMVAEIVAGKRREFTPAAIPAVCFTDPEIVVVGMSPADADKAGIEVMVASFPFSANGRAMTIESTDGFVRVVARKSDHRIVGWQAVGGAVSELAAGFTQSIELGAQLEDIAGTIHAHPTLGEAVQEAAMRALGHALHI; the protein is encoded by the coding sequence ATGGAAACTCTCAATACTACCCTTCTGATCATCGGCGGCGGCCCCGGCGGCTACGTGGCCGGCATCAAGGCCGGCCAGCTCGGCGTGCCAACCATCCTGGTAGAGGGCGCCCAGCCGGGCGGCACCTGCCTGAACATCGGTTGCATCCCGTCCAAGGCGCTGATCCACGCGGCCGACGAATTTTGCAAGGTGCGCAGCTATGCGGCTGAAACTTCGCCGCTCGGGATTACCCTCGGTGCTGCCAGCGCGGACCCGCGCATCGACCTCGATCGCACCGTGGCCTGGAAAGATGGCATCGTCAAGAAGCTGACCGGCGGCGTCGGCGCCCTGCTCAAGAAAAACGGCGTCAAGCTGGTCAATGGCTGGGCCACCATCCTCGATGGCAAGACCGTCGAAGTCACGCCCGAAGGCAGCAGCGCGCCGACAGTGCGCATCCGCTGCGAGCACATGCTGCTGGCCAGCGGCTCGGTCCCGGTCGAGCTGCCCTTCATGCCTTTCGGCGGCCCGGTCATCTCGTCCACCGAAGCACTCTCGCCCGAAGGCGTGCCGCAGCGCCTGGTGGTGGTCGGCGCCGGCTATATCGGCCTGGAACTGGGCACCGCCTACCGCAAGCTCGGCTCGCAGGTGACGGTGGTCGAAGCGGCCGAGCGCATCTTGCCGGCCTATGATGCAGACCTGGTCAAGCCGGTGGCGTCGGCGCTGGCGCGCCTCGAAGTCGATGTGCGCCTGGCCACCTCGGTGCTGGGCCTGGACCCGAGCGATGGCCAGCAAGGCGCGCCATGCCGGGTGCGCATTCGGGACGCTTCCGGCGTGGAATCCACGCTGGAAGCCGATCGCGTGCTGGTGGCGGTCGGCCGCAAGCCGCGTACCACCGGCTGGGGCCTGGAAAACCTGATGCTCGACATGGACGGGCGCGCCATCAAGGTCGATAGCGGATGCCGCACCTCGATGCGCAACGTGTGGGCGATCGGCGACCTGGCCGGCGAGCCGATGCTGGCGCACCGCGCCATGGCGCAGGGCGAGATGGTGGCCGAAATCGTGGCCGGCAAGCGGCGCGAATTCACTCCGGCGGCAATTCCGGCGGTGTGCTTCACCGATCCCGAGATCGTGGTGGTCGGCATGTCGCCGGCCGACGCCGACAAGGCCGGCATCGAGGTCATGGTCGCCAGCTTCCCGTTCAGCGCCAATGGCCGCGCCATGACCATCGAGAGCACCGATGGCTTCGTGCGCGTGGTGGCGCGCAAGAGCGACCACCGCATCGTTGGCTGGCAAGCCGTGGGCGGCGCAGTGTCCGAGCTGGCTGCTGGCTTCACCCAGTCGATCGAACTGGGCGCCCAGCTCGAAGACATCGCCGGCACCATCCACGCCCACCCGACCCTGGGCGAGGCGGTGCAGGAAGCAGCCATGCGCGCGCTCGGCCACGCTCTGCACATCTGA
- a CDS encoding TetR/AcrR family transcriptional regulator, whose amino-acid sequence MKAETNTPRSYRGLSQDERRAARRARLIAAAIAVYGERGYHQASVKAVCEAAGLTERYFYESYVNSEALLIDSFNVVTRSVVGAITRAAHEAGRARVVRSRAMLHAYFAALQREPQSARVFLVEIRGVSRAVDLAFDSALRAIGHEVARIVAPPGAVQDELLQAGVVGGVIHIALRWIEDDYHPAIDEVVDSALRLCMVLASGRRPAVDQCAKV is encoded by the coding sequence ATGAAAGCAGAGACGAACACCCCGCGTTCTTACCGCGGATTGTCGCAGGACGAAAGGCGGGCCGCGCGCCGCGCGCGCTTGATCGCCGCGGCGATCGCCGTCTACGGAGAACGCGGCTATCACCAGGCTAGCGTCAAGGCGGTGTGCGAGGCCGCCGGTCTCACCGAACGGTATTTCTATGAATCCTATGTCAACAGCGAGGCGCTGCTGATCGACTCGTTCAATGTTGTCACCCGTTCGGTGGTGGGAGCGATCACCCGCGCGGCGCACGAGGCTGGACGCGCGCGCGTCGTGCGCTCGCGCGCCATGCTGCATGCCTATTTCGCCGCCCTGCAACGCGAGCCGCAGTCGGCGCGGGTTTTTTTGGTCGAGATCCGTGGGGTGAGCCGCGCGGTCGACCTCGCGTTCGATAGCGCGCTGCGCGCCATCGGCCACGAAGTGGCGCGCATTGTCGCCCCGCCTGGCGCGGTGCAGGATGAACTGCTACAAGCCGGCGTGGTCGGTGGCGTGATCCATATTGCACTGCGCTGGATCGAGGACGACTACCATCCCGCGATCGACGAGGTGGTCGATTCGGCCTTGAGGCTATGCATGGTGCTGGCGTCCGGACGGCGCCCTGCAGTGGACCAATGCGCAAAAGTATAA